Proteins encoded within one genomic window of Amycolatopsis nigrescens CSC17Ta-90:
- a CDS encoding crotonase/enoyl-CoA hydratase family protein has protein sequence MSTNEVRTEVIGRTLLITIDRAAARNAVNAAVATGLAAALDRLEAEPALRAAVLTGADGTFSAGMDLKAALAGESPELPGRGFGGLTRAETSKPLIAAVEGWAMGGGFELALGCDLIVAAEDAKFGLPEVKRGLVAAGGGAIRLPHRIPHHLAMELLLTGEPITGARAGELGIANRVVPAGDTAAVALQLAEQLAANAPLALAAVKKIVRAADGVPENEAFAAQAREMAGLMSSQDVREGMRAFTERRAPAWQGK, from the coding sequence ATGAGCACCAACGAAGTACGCACCGAAGTGATCGGCCGGACGCTTCTCATCACCATCGACAGGGCAGCCGCCCGCAACGCGGTGAACGCAGCCGTGGCCACCGGGCTCGCCGCCGCCCTTGACCGGCTGGAGGCCGAGCCCGCACTGCGGGCCGCGGTGCTCACCGGCGCCGACGGCACGTTCAGCGCCGGGATGGATCTCAAGGCCGCGCTCGCCGGCGAGTCGCCCGAGCTGCCCGGCCGCGGGTTCGGCGGGCTGACCAGGGCCGAGACCTCGAAGCCGCTGATCGCCGCGGTGGAGGGCTGGGCCATGGGCGGCGGCTTCGAGCTGGCGCTGGGCTGCGACCTGATCGTGGCGGCCGAAGACGCGAAGTTCGGCCTGCCCGAGGTCAAGCGCGGACTGGTGGCCGCCGGTGGCGGGGCGATCCGGCTGCCGCACCGGATTCCGCACCACCTGGCGATGGAGCTGCTGCTCACCGGCGAGCCGATCACCGGCGCGCGGGCCGGCGAGCTCGGGATCGCCAACCGGGTGGTGCCCGCCGGCGACACCGCCGCGGTGGCGCTGCAGCTGGCCGAACAGCTCGCGGCGAACGCCCCGCTGGCGCTCGCCGCGGTGAAGAAGATCGTCCGTGCCGCCGACGGCGTGCCGGAGAACGAGGCCTTCGCCGCACAGGCGAGGGAAATGGCCGGGTTGATGAGCTCGCAGGACGTGCGGGAGGGCATGCGCGCCTTCACCGAACGCCGCGCTCCGGCCTGGCAGGGAAAGTGA
- a CDS encoding LysR family transcriptional regulator, with protein sequence MEMLHLRYFVAVAEELNFSQAARRLHMAASPLSQRIKDLEGELGQQLFERSTHRVALTKAGTALLPLARDVLERVNAIPWKLRDAATAARRTVFVGMPAGVHPGLRERVRELAQRCQDSYELKRWPGASADLVAAVHDGRLALTLARLPVSDPALEVLEVMTERLGAAVPADRFAGRDSVRLADLAELSYIPSPSDATPTYFEQLDARLDAAGVKKRIRLPGTGYSGIAELVSSGIAFSITMLDPDSPMHLYRLDNVTVLPFTEFAPELRTGLLWHRERAERGADLAPLIAAAQEIFAEELFA encoded by the coding sequence GTGGAGATGCTGCACCTTCGCTATTTCGTTGCCGTCGCCGAGGAACTGAACTTCTCGCAGGCCGCGCGCAGGCTGCACATGGCGGCGTCGCCGCTGAGCCAGCGGATCAAGGATCTGGAGGGCGAGCTGGGTCAGCAGTTGTTCGAGCGCAGCACGCACCGAGTGGCGCTCACCAAGGCCGGCACCGCCTTGCTGCCACTGGCCCGTGACGTGCTGGAGCGGGTCAACGCGATCCCGTGGAAGCTGCGGGACGCGGCCACCGCGGCACGGCGCACGGTTTTCGTCGGGATGCCCGCGGGCGTGCATCCCGGCCTGCGCGAGCGCGTGCGAGAGCTGGCGCAGCGGTGCCAGGACTCCTACGAGCTGAAACGCTGGCCAGGGGCCTCGGCGGACCTGGTGGCCGCCGTGCACGACGGCAGGCTGGCGCTGACCCTGGCCCGGCTGCCCGTTTCCGACCCGGCGCTGGAGGTGCTGGAGGTGATGACCGAGCGGCTCGGCGCCGCGGTGCCCGCCGACCGGTTCGCCGGGCGGGACTCGGTGCGGCTGGCCGACCTTGCCGAGCTGTCGTACATCCCGTCCCCGTCGGACGCCACCCCGACCTATTTCGAACAGCTCGACGCCAGGCTCGACGCGGCCGGGGTCAAGAAACGCATCCGACTGCCCGGCACCGGTTATTCCGGAATCGCCGAACTGGTCTCCAGCGGGATCGCCTTTTCCATCACCATGCTGGACCCGGACAGCCCGATGCACCTGTACCGGCTGGACAACGTCACCGTGCTGCCGTTCACCGAGTTCGCCCCGGAGCTGCGCACCGGCCTGCTCTGGCACCGGGAGCGGGCCGAGCGGGGTGCCGACCTGGCCCCGCTGATCGCCGCGGCGCAGGAGATCTTCGCCGAGGAATTATTTGCCTGA
- a CDS encoding HNH endonuclease family protein yields MSRRGAKSVPVAVFTLAVVIAGGVWLAQRTGDPAQPVPPGAAGPSAAQLDRLTVAVEDTGAHYRREDWGDWASQGNSCDTRELVLQRQGTGVRTGSGCSVTAGSWTSRYDDTGVDNARQLDIDHLVPVKEANRSGARNWTREQRVTFYNDLDNLVAVTASSNRGKGDSDPAHWRPPARGYWCGYATGYLTIKLRYGLSADQAEYDALRQMLGTCPPVAP; encoded by the coding sequence ATGAGCAGACGTGGCGCAAAGAGCGTGCCGGTGGCGGTTTTCACGCTGGCGGTGGTGATCGCGGGTGGGGTCTGGCTGGCGCAGCGGACCGGCGATCCGGCCCAGCCCGTCCCGCCCGGCGCCGCCGGGCCTTCGGCGGCGCAGCTCGACCGGCTGACCGTCGCGGTGGAGGACACCGGGGCGCACTACCGGCGCGAGGACTGGGGCGACTGGGCCAGCCAGGGCAACTCGTGCGACACCCGGGAGCTGGTCCTGCAGCGGCAGGGCACCGGCGTGCGCACCGGCTCGGGCTGTTCGGTCACCGCGGGCAGCTGGACCAGCCGCTACGACGACACCGGGGTGGACAACGCCAGGCAGCTCGACATCGACCACCTCGTCCCGGTCAAGGAGGCCAACCGCTCCGGCGCGCGGAACTGGACGCGGGAGCAGCGGGTGACCTTCTACAACGACCTCGACAACCTGGTCGCGGTGACCGCCTCGTCGAACCGCGGCAAGGGCGACTCCGACCCCGCGCACTGGCGCCCGCCGGCCAGGGGCTACTGGTGCGGCTACGCCACCGGCTACCTGACCATCAAGCTCCGCTACGGGCTCAGTGCCGACCAAGCGGAGTACGACGCGCTGCGCCAAATGCTCGGCACGTGTCCGCCGGTCGCGCCCTGA
- a CDS encoding CaiB/BaiF CoA transferase family protein: METVAPEGSGPLAGVRVIDLSTVVMGPYAAQILGDLGADVVKIESPSDTVRHGEYRHTPGMTALSLNVNRNKRSVALNLKDDAGRERALRLIDSADVLITNMRPGALARLGLDHEQLAGRNEKLIYAHAQGFRADSDRAGNAAYDETVQASSGLVDVANRAIGRPVYLPTILGDKVSALTIVYSVLAALVHQRATGAGQYIEVPMTDTMIAFNLVEHLAGHTFEPATGPTGFRLSMSEGHQAVPTKDGLACVIPYNPQNFRDFFTAAGRPDLAEDPRVAGDSLDNADTGDLAALIAECSPALTTDEWAEVCAKHSIPMAPVLELDRAAEDPYVADGHLLDLVEHPTEGPIRSIGLPVRFSATPGSIRRPAPVPGEHTDEVFAELSTQD, encoded by the coding sequence ATGGAAACCGTCGCACCGGAGGGTTCGGGACCGCTGGCCGGCGTCCGGGTCATCGACCTGTCGACCGTGGTGATGGGCCCCTACGCCGCGCAGATCCTGGGCGACCTCGGCGCGGACGTGGTCAAGATCGAGTCGCCATCGGACACCGTGCGCCACGGCGAGTACCGGCACACCCCGGGGATGACCGCGCTGAGCCTCAACGTCAACCGCAACAAGCGCAGTGTGGCCCTCAACCTCAAGGACGACGCCGGCCGCGAGCGGGCGCTGCGGCTGATCGACTCCGCCGACGTGCTGATCACCAACATGCGCCCCGGCGCGCTGGCCAGGCTCGGCCTGGACCACGAGCAGCTGGCCGGGCGCAACGAAAAGCTCATCTACGCGCACGCACAGGGTTTCCGCGCGGATTCCGACCGGGCCGGCAATGCCGCCTACGACGAGACAGTGCAGGCATCCTCCGGGCTGGTCGACGTGGCGAACCGGGCCATCGGCAGGCCGGTGTACCTGCCCACGATCCTCGGCGACAAGGTGTCCGCGCTGACCATCGTCTACTCCGTGCTGGCCGCGCTGGTGCACCAGCGGGCGACCGGTGCCGGCCAGTACATCGAGGTGCCGATGACCGACACCATGATCGCCTTCAACCTGGTCGAGCACCTGGCCGGGCACACCTTCGAGCCGGCGACCGGGCCGACCGGGTTCCGCCTCTCGATGTCCGAAGGCCACCAGGCGGTGCCCACCAAGGACGGGCTGGCCTGCGTGATCCCCTACAACCCGCAGAACTTCCGCGACTTCTTCACCGCCGCCGGCCGGCCGGACCTTGCCGAGGACCCGAGGGTCGCCGGGGACAGCCTTGACAACGCCGACACCGGCGACCTGGCCGCGCTGATCGCGGAGTGCTCCCCGGCGCTGACCACCGACGAGTGGGCCGAGGTCTGCGCCAAGCACAGCATCCCGATGGCGCCGGTGCTGGAGCTCGACCGCGCCGCCGAGGACCCCTACGTCGCCGACGGTCACCTGCTGGACCTGGTCGAGCACCCGACCGAGGGCCCGATCCGCTCGATCGGCCTGCCGGTGCGGTTCTCCGCCACCCCCGGCTCGATCCGCCGTCCCGCGCCGGTGCCCGGCGAGCACACCGACGAGGTCTTCGCCGAGCTGTCCACACAGGACTGA
- a CDS encoding S1 family peptidase — protein sequence MKHKNLIRALAVAGVSMGSAVALSMSPATAAGPQLSQGVLTAMQRDLGMEPGQVLTRLATESAASRALPAAQSAAGAAFGGAWFDTAAGKLVVGLTDQSAADAVRATGAETVRVANTEAALDTAKAAIDRFAGQTAPKAVTGWYVDAKSNSVVVKVRDGAQDAEVGKFLDFAKSAGPVRVEQAKAAPRVLAGDVVGGDAYYIGGSARCSIGFSVNGGFVSAGHCGSQGDSVTGSDQSDMGSFAGSSFPGDDYSHVEVNSSWTPTPVVNGYDQGDVTVTGSSESAVGASICRSGSTTGWHCGTVQAKNQTVNYAEGTVTGLTQTDACAEPGDSGGSWVSGTEAQGVTSGGSGDCTSGGETFFQPVNEILSAYSLTLVTG from the coding sequence ATGAAGCACAAGAACCTGATACGAGCGTTGGCCGTGGCCGGTGTGTCGATGGGCTCTGCGGTCGCGCTGAGCATGTCCCCGGCAACCGCCGCCGGACCCCAGCTTTCCCAGGGCGTGCTGACCGCGATGCAGCGCGATCTCGGCATGGAGCCCGGCCAGGTGCTGACCAGACTGGCCACCGAGTCCGCGGCGAGCCGAGCACTGCCGGCCGCGCAGTCCGCGGCGGGTGCCGCCTTCGGTGGCGCCTGGTTCGACACCGCCGCCGGCAAGCTCGTGGTCGGCCTGACCGACCAGAGCGCCGCCGACGCGGTACGGGCGACCGGCGCCGAGACGGTGCGGGTGGCCAACACCGAGGCCGCGCTGGACACCGCCAAGGCCGCCATCGACCGGTTCGCCGGGCAGACCGCGCCCAAGGCCGTCACCGGCTGGTACGTGGACGCGAAGTCCAACTCCGTGGTGGTCAAGGTGCGCGACGGCGCCCAGGACGCGGAGGTCGGGAAGTTCCTCGACTTCGCCAAGTCCGCCGGCCCGGTCCGGGTCGAGCAGGCCAAGGCCGCGCCGCGGGTGCTCGCCGGTGACGTGGTCGGCGGCGACGCCTACTACATCGGCGGCTCCGCCCGCTGCTCGATCGGGTTCTCGGTCAACGGCGGGTTCGTCTCGGCCGGCCACTGCGGCTCGCAGGGCGACTCGGTGACCGGTTCGGACCAAAGCGACATGGGCTCGTTCGCCGGCTCCTCGTTCCCCGGCGACGACTACTCGCACGTCGAGGTCAACTCGTCGTGGACGCCGACCCCGGTGGTCAACGGCTACGACCAGGGCGATGTGACCGTGACCGGCTCCAGCGAGTCCGCCGTCGGCGCGTCGATCTGCCGTTCCGGCTCCACCACGGGCTGGCACTGCGGCACCGTGCAGGCCAAGAACCAGACGGTGAACTACGCCGAGGGCACGGTGACCGGGCTGACCCAGACCGACGCCTGCGCCGAGCCCGGCGACTCCGGCGGCTCCTGGGTGAGCGGCACCGAGGCGCAGGGCGTCACGTCGGGCGGCTCGGGTGACTGCACCTCCGGCGGCGAGACCTTCTTCCAGCCGGTGAACGAGATCCTCTCGGCCTACAGCCTTACCCTGGTGACCGGCTGA
- a CDS encoding acetoacetate decarboxylase, whose translation MKLEEVARHVSTPLASPAYAPVVPRFTSREYLNIVYRTDADALRAVVPEPLELDEPLVRFEVMRMGDVTGYGPYVEAGQAIPVRFDGERGEYLHAMYLDNFPATASGREVSAYPKTIGAPDLYLDHGALVGTLDYGSLRVATATMGYKHHPLDLAEAKAQVTVPTFMVKLIPDYDGAPRVAELVRTEITDVVVREAWTGPARLQLFEHVLAPLADLPVREVVSASHLLTDLTLAPVRPVHDYLGGSR comes from the coding sequence ATGAAGCTGGAAGAAGTCGCACGGCACGTGAGCACTCCGCTGGCCAGTCCGGCGTACGCGCCGGTCGTGCCGCGGTTCACCAGCCGCGAGTATCTGAACATCGTGTACCGCACCGACGCCGACGCGTTGCGCGCCGTGGTGCCGGAACCGCTCGAACTCGACGAGCCGCTGGTGCGGTTCGAGGTGATGCGGATGGGCGACGTCACCGGCTACGGCCCGTACGTCGAGGCCGGGCAGGCGATCCCGGTGCGGTTCGACGGCGAGCGGGGCGAATACCTGCACGCCATGTACCTGGACAACTTCCCGGCGACCGCGTCCGGCCGCGAGGTGAGCGCATACCCGAAGACGATCGGTGCGCCGGACCTCTACCTGGACCACGGCGCGCTCGTCGGCACCCTGGACTACGGCTCGCTGCGGGTGGCCACCGCGACCATGGGCTACAAGCACCACCCGCTGGACCTCGCCGAGGCCAAGGCCCAGGTCACCGTGCCCACCTTCATGGTCAAACTGATCCCCGACTACGACGGCGCGCCGCGGGTGGCGGAGCTGGTCCGCACCGAGATCACCGACGTGGTGGTCCGTGAAGCGTGGACCGGCCCGGCACGGCTGCAGCTGTTCGAGCACGTACTGGCCCCGCTGGCCGACCTGCCGGTGCGCGAGGTCGTCTCGGCCAGCCATCTGCTGACCGATCTCACCCTGGCACCGGTCCGCCCGGTGCACGACTACCTGGGAGGTTCGCGATGA
- a CDS encoding MFS transporter, with translation MRRGTTARPLVVVALVAFVTTLDNNIVAAAAPSIGRELGLGLAGLQGITLGYMLPFAGLLLVAGSLIDRWGQHRTLVAGLLVFGAGAILGGCARNAELLIFARVLQGAAAAFAVPATLSLLRTELDERRRAVGAAIWTAALAVALALGPVAGGLLSEQLHWSWIFFSNVPFAVVALFLVPPGSGERTRGPAPDLAGTLAATVAMVCCTLALLATGTGGGWTAPVALGATGVLAAIAFLLLERRSANPLLPKALLRERVFTGGLLVQLLWGLGVSGVFFFTPLMHQDSLGLGPTAAGLPLILVAVALVLATPFVAPAVARFGPRRTVAAGLLTVGVGLFAVAVVNQQPDLVPRFPGLLLIGAGSAFTVPLTSHSLEVVPERLSGIASGLLTASRELSSALGVAVIGAVLAAWRAMSTASGAADGPALASGYAAGLVTAGALQVLAALLALAVFSPARSPGAAR, from the coding sequence GTGAGGCGCGGGACGACGGCACGCCCCTTGGTGGTCGTCGCGCTGGTCGCGTTCGTGACCACACTGGACAACAACATCGTGGCCGCCGCGGCCCCTTCCATCGGCAGGGAGCTCGGCCTCGGACTGGCCGGCCTGCAAGGGATCACGCTCGGCTACATGCTGCCCTTCGCGGGTCTGCTGCTGGTCGCGGGATCGCTGATCGACCGATGGGGCCAGCACCGGACCCTGGTCGCCGGGCTGCTCGTGTTCGGCGCCGGCGCGATACTCGGCGGCTGCGCGCGCAACGCCGAACTGCTCATTTTCGCGCGGGTGCTGCAGGGCGCCGCCGCGGCCTTCGCGGTACCGGCCACGCTCAGCCTGCTGCGCACCGAACTCGACGAGCGACGGCGCGCGGTGGGCGCGGCGATCTGGACGGCGGCACTGGCCGTCGCGCTCGCCCTCGGGCCGGTGGCGGGCGGGCTGCTCAGCGAACAGTTGCACTGGAGCTGGATCTTCTTCAGCAACGTGCCCTTCGCGGTGGTCGCGCTCTTCCTCGTGCCGCCCGGCTCCGGCGAGCGGACCAGGGGACCGGCGCCGGACCTGGCCGGCACGCTGGCCGCCACGGTGGCGATGGTCTGCTGCACGCTCGCCCTGCTCGCCACCGGCACCGGCGGCGGCTGGACCGCCCCGGTCGCACTCGGCGCCACCGGGGTACTGGCCGCGATCGCCTTCCTGCTGCTGGAAAGGCGTTCGGCGAACCCCCTGCTGCCCAAAGCGCTGCTGCGGGAACGAGTCTTCACCGGCGGGCTGCTGGTGCAGCTGCTGTGGGGCCTCGGCGTGAGCGGGGTCTTCTTCTTCACCCCGTTGATGCACCAGGACTCGCTCGGTCTCGGCCCGACCGCGGCCGGGCTCCCGCTGATCCTGGTGGCCGTCGCGCTCGTGCTGGCCACCCCGTTCGTCGCCCCCGCGGTGGCCAGGTTCGGCCCGCGGCGGACCGTGGCGGCCGGGCTGCTCACCGTCGGCGTCGGCCTGTTCGCGGTCGCCGTGGTGAACCAGCAGCCCGATCTGGTGCCGCGGTTCCCCGGCCTGCTGCTGATCGGCGCGGGATCCGCGTTCACCGTGCCGCTCACCTCCCATTCGCTGGAGGTGGTGCCCGAGCGGTTGTCCGGCATCGCGTCCGGCCTGCTGACCGCCTCCCGCGAGCTTTCCAGCGCGCTCGGCGTCGCGGTGATCGGCGCGGTGCTCGCCGCCTGGCGCGCGATGAGCACCGCCTCCGGCGCGGCCGACGGCCCGGCGCTCGCCAGCGGGTACGCGGCCGGGCTGGTCACCGCCGGAGCGCTCCAGGTGCTCGCCGCCCTGCTCGCACTCGCGGTCTTCTCGCCCGCACGATCCCCAGGTGCCGCCCGATGA
- a CDS encoding alpha/beta hydrolase, with amino-acid sequence MGKKLGLSALVGTLLSVLVVPAVSAVPVMAAEGPDWHRCAPDRPANFECATVRVPLDYQQPGGRQIDIAISRVKAGDPGARRGVLLMNPGGPGGSGLDLPVSGLTPKEVSDRYDLIGFDPRGVGASTPVGCGLGEGGGWSPIPFDNAKFADAVAQTKEIAEKCWANQPDLLPYITTRNTARDMDVIRAALGEPKISYFGISYGTYLGAVYTQLFPERSDRILLDSSVDPERAWRGMVQIWSLPAERAFDLFADWAAERDATYHLGDTAARVSSGFRRLLNQLDKEPVVVDGRSYDGNTVRRSALGAGQHEENSKALAELLRKLLDAPGAGAARTEAAPPAEPLFPARPARWQSPPPDNSAAAFLAVVCGDARWPTDVEQYRRDALRDTRRFPLMGGQTSNIAPCAFWPDPKEPRTQIRDNRAESVLLVQNSHDTQTPIEGARNLRELLPDNSRMALVEGSWRHGAYPGNCADATVTRYLLSGELPAKDVTCPSTGDR; translated from the coding sequence ATGGGGAAGAAACTGGGGCTGTCGGCGCTCGTCGGCACCCTGCTCAGCGTGCTGGTCGTGCCCGCAGTGTCGGCTGTGCCGGTCATGGCCGCCGAGGGGCCGGACTGGCACCGCTGTGCACCGGACCGGCCGGCGAACTTCGAATGCGCGACGGTGCGGGTGCCGCTGGACTACCAGCAGCCCGGCGGCAGGCAGATCGACATCGCCATCTCCCGGGTGAAAGCGGGCGATCCGGGTGCGCGCCGCGGCGTGCTGCTGATGAACCCGGGCGGGCCCGGCGGGTCCGGGCTGGACCTGCCGGTCAGCGGCCTGACGCCGAAGGAGGTCAGCGATCGGTACGACCTGATCGGCTTCGACCCGCGCGGGGTCGGAGCGAGCACGCCGGTCGGCTGCGGCCTCGGCGAGGGCGGTGGCTGGTCGCCGATCCCGTTCGACAATGCGAAGTTCGCCGACGCCGTCGCGCAGACCAAGGAGATCGCCGAGAAGTGCTGGGCGAACCAGCCCGACCTGCTGCCATACATCACCACCCGCAACACCGCCAGGGACATGGACGTCATCAGGGCCGCGCTGGGCGAGCCGAAGATCTCCTACTTCGGCATCTCCTACGGCACCTACCTCGGCGCGGTCTACACCCAGCTGTTCCCCGAGCGGTCCGACCGGATCCTGCTGGACAGCAGCGTGGACCCGGAACGCGCCTGGCGCGGCATGGTGCAGATCTGGTCGCTGCCGGCGGAACGCGCGTTCGACCTGTTCGCGGACTGGGCCGCGGAACGGGACGCGACCTATCATCTCGGCGACACCGCCGCGCGGGTGTCGAGCGGGTTCCGGCGGCTGCTGAACCAGCTAGACAAGGAACCGGTGGTGGTGGACGGGCGCAGCTACGACGGCAACACGGTGCGCAGGTCCGCGCTGGGCGCCGGGCAGCACGAGGAGAACAGCAAGGCACTGGCCGAACTGCTGCGGAAACTGCTGGACGCGCCGGGCGCCGGTGCTGCCAGGACCGAAGCCGCCCCGCCGGCCGAGCCGCTGTTCCCGGCCCGGCCGGCGCGCTGGCAGTCCCCGCCGCCCGACAACAGCGCCGCCGCCTTCCTCGCCGTGGTCTGCGGAGACGCGCGCTGGCCCACCGATGTGGAGCAGTACCGGCGCGACGCGCTGCGCGACACCCGGCGCTTCCCGCTGATGGGCGGGCAGACCTCGAACATCGCGCCGTGCGCCTTCTGGCCGGACCCGAAGGAGCCGCGCACCCAGATCCGGGACAACCGGGCGGAAAGCGTGCTGCTGGTGCAGAACTCGCACGACACCCAGACCCCGATCGAGGGTGCCCGCAACCTCCGCGAGCTGCTGCCGGACAACTCGCGAATGGCACTGGTGGAGGGTTCCTGGCGGCACGGCGCCTATCCGGGCAACTGCGCCGACGCCACCGTCACCAGGTACCTCCTGAGCGGCGAGCTGCCAGCCAAGGACGTCACCTGCCCCTCCACCGGCGACCGTTAA
- a CDS encoding 3-hydroxyacyl-CoA dehydrogenase NAD-binding domain-containing protein: MSERFRTAAVLGAGTIGLSWTALFAGHGLRVRVSDPRPDLAEAVAGALAAFAPHLAAQGLDVTDLAARVEIATDTTDAVRDADVVQENGPENVEFKRELFATLVREAPADALLLSSSSAIPSSEFAGEGDGAGRVLIGHPFNPPHLVPLVEVVPGRQTTEESAARAVEFYRFLGRVPVVERKEIPGFVGNRLQNALQREAIYLVEQGVVSPAELDTVLVNSLGLRWSTVGPFLGSHLGGGPGGYRHMAEHIGKSMHRMWDSLGKPEQGPEQRERLIEAVENAYGAQSYAELTEERDRRQLAVLSALDSANKEVQS; the protein is encoded by the coding sequence ATGAGCGAGCGATTCCGCACGGCGGCGGTACTCGGCGCCGGCACCATCGGACTGTCCTGGACCGCGCTGTTCGCCGGGCACGGCCTGCGGGTCCGGGTCAGCGACCCCCGGCCCGACCTGGCCGAGGCGGTGGCGGGCGCGCTGGCCGCGTTCGCCCCGCACCTGGCCGCGCAGGGCCTGGACGTGACCGACCTGGCGGCGCGGGTGGAGATCGCCACCGACACCACCGACGCGGTGCGCGACGCGGACGTGGTCCAGGAGAACGGCCCCGAGAACGTCGAGTTCAAGCGGGAACTCTTTGCGACGCTGGTCCGCGAGGCCCCGGCGGACGCCCTGCTGCTCAGCTCTTCCTCGGCCATCCCGTCCAGCGAGTTCGCCGGTGAAGGTGACGGCGCCGGGCGGGTGCTGATCGGGCACCCGTTCAACCCGCCGCACCTGGTCCCGCTGGTCGAAGTGGTGCCAGGCAGGCAAACCACCGAGGAGTCGGCGGCACGAGCGGTGGAGTTCTACCGGTTCCTCGGCCGCGTCCCTGTGGTGGAACGCAAGGAGATTCCCGGTTTCGTCGGCAACCGGCTGCAGAACGCGCTGCAGCGGGAGGCCATCTACCTCGTCGAGCAGGGCGTGGTCTCCCCCGCCGAGCTGGACACCGTGCTGGTGAACTCGCTCGGCCTGCGCTGGTCCACCGTCGGGCCGTTCCTCGGCTCGCACCTGGGCGGCGGCCCCGGCGGGTACCGGCACATGGCCGAGCACATCGGCAAGTCGATGCACCGGATGTGGGACTCCCTCGGCAAGCCCGAGCAGGGACCCGAACAACGGGAACGGCTCATCGAAGCCGTGGAAAACGCTTACGGCGCGCAGAGCTACGCCGAGCTCACCGAAGAACGTGACCGCAGGCAGCTCGCCGTGCTGTCTGCTTTGGACAGTGCGAACAAGGAGGTTCAGTCATGA